One Anastrepha obliqua isolate idAnaObli1 chromosome 6, idAnaObli1_1.0, whole genome shotgun sequence DNA window includes the following coding sequences:
- the LOC129250131 gene encoding uncharacterized protein LOC129250131: MNDPEETIEKRRSPRLNKLEPESGEVQPNSTAIINDAASAATTHTNATSESVSLKMEMQNQIATLQRQLQEAQVRLSEQNRHCQRLEIALRSSGHLDSATSIATTTTIPVVASSLAPAIGAPLYEFPNFPCTSRMQKLSVNATTNNITPSTIDSYAHFATSTITSSAATLPGQQAAENGGSFFSLPSLTASAVFAPTYSIKGQTHATLGNSGVPFTSSSIISPPVFNNYNSIVHGPMPTNDLNNFSFLNNSATVPRKLQDLPEFSGEPEDWPIFYTAYVQSTSMYNYTNLENNQRLQKAVKGEAREVIKSLFIHPDNASAAIEQLRFRFGRPEQLIQSQLRQARDLPNISENALSKLVPFATKVRNLATFLQSANGQQHIANPTLLEELLAKLPMSKKLEWARVAASIQPYPTIVHFSAWVSELANLICTVQDIDNKDQKRRAVLHTSEKQCPGYAGVTPVKCPLCQEQHKLQDCRRFLNAAVSNRWEFAKKHRACFSCLNVGHNTRNCRRKKLCLEEGCQRRHHSLLHEANAITPTLSLLKEEQGDVRGNVLSCANVSSTKPKLLFRVLPVTLYGDNKRIDTYALLDEGSSITMLDSDLAKALGIRGRRHSLDIQWFGGRTAQESTEVFNIEISGVGKNKRYLLRDVYAVANLGLPMQSLSRDDLKSSDKSISSLPLQPYFDAVPQLLIGIDHAHLGLPIDIKGVSEQGPYACNTKLGWVVFGPTSRASLATRSCLFLRTQEMQEEEDMRQLVIDYFNIESLGVRSSPPVESNDDVRAKMLLEGTTKRVGGRFQTGLLWKDDSTQLPDNYTAALHRLEGIERKMKRDETFATAYKEIIDGTRAIAVCGDIKEMFHQVAIQPVDRCAQRFLWRDGENTKPPEEYEMRVMIFGAACSPCSAQYVMRLNAKEHHESHPRAIKAIFDHHYIDDFVDSFDGIEEAVDISKQVRDIHSDGGFELRGFVSNSEKVVKELNGSTATKQIAVGESTEKVLGLYWESATDNFKFNLKFHRIEQAVITGERSPTKRELLSIIMSIFDPLGFLSHFTVAAKSLMREVWRRDVRWDEPIPNDVNIIWERWRQQMHKVTGFRVPRFYFPHGAPSDLELHVFVDASEEAFAAVAYWRSRKSTGEVGVTLVCAKTKCAPLKAVTIPRLELQAAVLGVRLRKLILENHQIRPERCFLWSDSRTILKWIGSEHRCYKPYVAHRVAEILDGSEVREWRWVPTKDNAADDATRSHGSVDFSLKSRWLQGPNFLRRDEETWPAEENISKIFVEADEELHYNRFSNLLRLKRAVAWVLRFINRCRKRELKYLEYGLTAVELEAAEHLLCLRVQSESFTSERNSIEIGKAIPNDSALKQLSPYLDDRGLLRVQGRIDAASFLPYNVRRPIILPYGHIFTHLVVNYHHCTMKHQNHEATISNIRQKYWIPRIRQMLRRVIAGCKYCQVRKTEPHAPMMGPLPEDRLKPYVRPFTYTGLDYFGPISVTIGRRTEKRWVALFTCLTVRAIHLEIAHDLSTDSCIIVMRNFMNRRGVPTRLRSDNGKNFIGANEEAKRFPDVFDTERIQNELSTKGVEWFFNCPANPSEGGIWERMVQSVKRVLRHSLKEKAPREHVLQSFLIEAENIVNSRPLTHLPISPDDDEPLTPNHFLIGVGNIPKTPTANSPDEKIPLLRKQWLIARSLRDAFWKRWVLEYLPTLTRRVKWCERTAPLKEGDVVFICDPNVPRIQWRRGIVERVYTGADGVARRADVRTVGGLLQRAVSKLAVLDLESGEADRSTGVGVLTNDI, encoded by the exons ATGAATGATCCGGAGGAAACCATAGAGAAACGCCGCAGTCCTCGGCTAAACAAACTAGAACCAGAGTCAGGTGAAGTTCAGCCTAATTCCACCGCCATCATAAACGACGCCGCCTCCGCCGCCACCACGCATACCAACGCCACATCAGAATCCGTAAGTTTAAAAATGGAAATGCAGAATCAAATCGCCACTCTTCAAAGACAACTACAAGAAGCACAGGTAAGATTAAGTGAACAAAACCGCCACTGCCAAAGGCTAGAGATTGCTTTGCGTAGCTCAGGTCATTTAGATAGTGCTACATCCATAGCCACGACAACAACAATACCCGTCGTTGCGTCATCGTTAGCACCCGCTATAGGTGCTCCGTTATATGAATTCCCAAATTTTCCATGTACATCACGTATGCAAAAATTGTCGgttaacgcaacaacaaataacatCACGCCATCGACCATAGACAGTTATGCACATTTTGCGACGTCGACTATCACGAGCAGCGCTGCCACGCTGCCAGGCCAGCAAGCCGCTGAAAACGGTGGTAGTTTTTTTTCGCTGCCGTCGTTAACTGCGAGCGCCGTCTTTGCGCCAACGTATTCAATAAAGGGCCAAACACACGCTACACTAGGTAATTCTGGCGTGCCGTTTACATCGTCGTCGATAATTTCGCCccctgtttttaataattataacagtaTTGTTCATGGTCCTATGCCAACAAAtgacttaaacaatttttcatttttaaacaattctgCAACAGTACCACGGAAGTTGCAAGATTTACCCGAATTTAGCGGAGAGCCAGAAGACTGGCCAATTTTTTATACAGCCTACGTCCAATCGACTTCAATGTACAACTACACTAATCTGGAAAACAATCAACGGTTGCAGAAAGCTGTTAAAGGAGAAGCGCGGGAAGTGATTAAATCGCTTTTCATTCATCCAGACAATGCCAGCGCCGCCATAGAGCAACTCCGTTTTCGCTTTGGCCGACCCGAACAATTAATTCAGAGTCAGCTACGTCAAGCGAGGGATTTGCCTAATATTTCGGAGAATGCATTGTCCAAACTGGTACCCTTTGCCACTAAAGTGAGAAACCTAGCAACATTCTTACAGTCAGCGAACGGACAACAACACATCGCCAATCCTACGCTATTAGAGGAACTATTAGCTAAGCTTCCTATGAGTAAGAAACTGGAGTGGGCCAGAGTCGCCGCCTCAATACAGCCGTATCCGACAATTGTACATTTTAGCGCTTGGGTAAGTGAACTTGCTAATCTGATATGTACAGTGCAAGACATCGACAATAAAGATCAAAAGCGTCGTGCGGTGTTACATACATCCGAAAAACAGTGTCCAGGTTATGCAGGTGTAACTCCCGTTAAGTGTCCATTATGCCAGGAGCAACATAAACTGCAAGATTGCCGTCGTTTTTTAAATGCTGCAGTGTCTAATAGATGGGAGTTCGCGAAGAAACATCGCGCTTGTTTTTCATGCTTGAACGTGGGCCATAACACGCGTAACTGTCGCCGTAAAAAGCTTTGTTTAGAAGAAGGATGCCAGCGTAGACACCACAGTTTATTGCACGAGGCCAATGCTATTACGCCGACCCTAAGTTTATTAAAGGAAGAACAAGGTGACGTACGAGGAAACGTGTTGAGCTGCGCAAACGTTAGCAGCACTAAACCCAAGCTGCTCTTTCGTGTGCTGCCGGTAACCTTGTATGGCGATAATAAGCGCATCGATACGTACGCCCTATTGGATGAAGGTTCTTCAATTACGATGTTAGACAGTGATTTGGCCAAGGCGTTGGGAATACGCGGCCGTCGACATTCGTTAGATATACAATGGTTTGGAGGAAGAACAGCCCAAGAGTCGACTGaggttttcaatattgaaaTTAGCGGTGTTGGTAAAAATAAGCGCTACCTACTGCGCGACGTGTATGCCGTAGCTAATCTAGGTTTGCCCATGCAGAGTTTAAGTCGTGATGATTTAAAGAGCAGTGACAAATCAATTTCGTCTCTGCCTCTTCAGCCATATTTTGATGCTGTGCCTCAACTTTTAATTGGAATCGATCATGCACACTTAGGCTTGCCGATTGACATAAAGGGGGTTAGTGAGCAAGGTCCGTACGCTTGCAACACTAAACTAGGGTGGGTAGTTTTTGGTCCAACCAGTCGTGCGTCGTTAGCAACCCGCTCTTGTCTTTTTTTACGTACCCAAGaaatgcaagaagaagaagacatgcGACAACTTGTGATCGACTATTTCAATATTGAAAGTCTTGGCGTTAGATCTTCGCCACCTGTCGAAAGTAATGATGACGTCAGAGCTAAGATGTTACTTGAAGGCACAACTAAACGAGTGGGAGGTCGATTTCAAACAGGGCTATTATGGAAGGACGACAGCACACAACTGCCCGATAATTATACGGCTGCTCTACATAGGCTTGAAGGGATTGAGAGAAAGATGAAACGCGACGAAACGTTCGCAACCGCGTACAAAGAGATCATTGATGG aacaCGTGCAATTGCAGTTTGCGGAGATATTAAAGAGATGTTCCACCAGGTAGCTATACAGCCAGTAGACAGGTGTGCACAGCGTTTTCTTTGGCGTGATGGCGAAAATACTAAGCCACCTGAGGAGTACGAGATGCGAGTGATGATTTTCGGCGCCGCGTGCTCGCCTTGCTCGGCGCAATATGTCATGAGGCTGAACGCCAAGGAGCACCACGAAAGTCATCCTCGTGCAATTAAAGCTATTTTTGATCATCATTATATTGATGATTTTGTTGACAGTTTCGATGGAATTGAAGAGGCCGTAGATATCTCAAAGCAGGTTCGTGACATTCACAGCGATGGTGGATTCGAGTTACGTGGATTCGTATCGAACTCAGAGAAGGtagttaaagaattaaatgGTAGTACGGCAACGAAACAGATCGCAGTCGGTGAGAGCACAGAGAAGGTTCTTGGGTTATATTGGGAGTCAGCAActgataattttaaattcaaccTGAAGTTCCATCGCATTGAACAAGCAGTAATCACAGGCGAAAGGAGTCCCACAAAAAGGGAACTTCTTAGTATTATTATGTCAATATTCGATCCGTTGGGATTTTTAAGTCACTTTACTGTTGCAGCCAAATCTCTTATGCGTGAAGTATGGCGTCGTGATGTCCGTTGGGATGAGCCCATCCCAAATGATGTGAATATAATATGGGAAAGGTGGCGCCAGCAGATGCACAAAgtaacgggatttcgtgtgccgagaTTCTACTTCCCACATGGTGCGCCTTCGGATTTGGAGCTGCATGTGTTCGTTGACGCTAGCGAAGAGGCCTTCGCTGCTGTCGCCTACTGGAGATCAAGAAAGTCGACTGGTGAAGTTGGTGTTACGTTAGTTTGTGCGAAGACGAAGTGcgctccactaaaggccgtaACCATTCCACGCCTGGAATTGCAAGCAGCCGTCTTGGGTGTACGTTTACGGAAATTGATATTGGAAAATCACCAAATACGCCCTGAACGATGCTTCTTATGGAGCGACTCCAGAACTATCTTGAAGTGGATTGGAAGCGAACATCGATGCTACAAACCGTATGTGGCACACCGCGTTGCAGAGATTTTAGATGGGAGTGAAGTTCGCGAATGGCGATGGGTGCCAACGAAAGACAATGCAGCCGATGATGCGACAAGAAGCCATGGGAGTGTTGATTTCTCACTAAAATCTCGCTGGCTACAGGGACCGAATTTTCTGAGACGCGATGAAGAGACGTGGCCTGCTGAAGAAAACATCAGCAAGATCTTTGTggaagcagatgaagagctcc attACAATCGTTTCTCAAATTTACTTAGATTAAAAAGAGCAGTAGCGTGGGTGCTTCGATTCATAAACCGCTGCCGTAAACGGGAGCTAAAATATCTGGAATATGGACTTACTGCTGTTGAACTGGAAGCCGCGGAGCACCTATTATGCCTACGCGTTCAATCGGAATCATTTACTTCAGAACGCAACAGTATCGAAATTGGTAAAGCCATTCCAAATGACAGCGCATTAAAGCAACTTTCGCCATATCTGGACGACAGGGGGCTACTTCGTGTACAAGGGCGCATAGATGCAGCTAGCTTCTTACCGTATAACGTCAGAAGACCGATCATACTGCCGTATGGACATATATTTACGCATCTGGTCGTTAATTATCACCATTGCACAATGAAGCACCAGAATCACGAGGCGACTATAAGCAATATACGTCAGAAATACTGGATTCCCCGAATAAGGCAAATGCTACGACGTGTAATAGCCGGATGTAAATATTGTCAAGTCAGGAAGACAGAACCTCACGCGCCTATGATGGGTCCTCTACCAGAGGATCGTTTGAAGCCCTATGTACGACCATTTACTTATACGGGACTGGACTATTTTGGGCCTATTTCGGTTACTATCGGGCGGCGAACTGAAAAGCGTTGGGTCGCGTTGTTTACGTGCCTCACCGTGCGCGCAATCCACCTGGAAATCGCCCACGACTTATCAACGGATTCCTGTATAATAGTTATGCGCAACTTCATGAATCGGAGAGGGGTTCCAACACGTCTACGATCTGACAATGGGAAAAACTTCATCGGGGCCAACGAAGAAGCGAAACGTTTTCCTGATGTTTTTGACACTGAGCGAATACAAAATGAATTGTCAACCAAGGGAGTTGAATGGTTCTTCAACTGCCCCGCCAATCCATCTGAAGGAGGAATTTGGGAAAGAATGGTGCAGAGCGTTAAAAGGGTTCTTCGAcattcattaaaagaaaaggCGCCACGTGAGCATGTCTTACAAAGCTTTCTGATAGAAGCGGAAAACATAGTAAACTCACGTCCATTGACGCATCTGCCCATCTCTCCCGACGACGACGAACCATTAACGCCTAACCACTTCCTGATTGGCGTGGGTAATATCCCTAAAACTCCAACGGCCAACTCTCCTGATGAAAAGATACCTTTGTTACGCAAGCAATGGCTCATTGCACGAAGCCTAAGAGATGCATTTTGGAAGCGATGGGTACTGGAGTATCTACCAACGCTAACCCGAAGAGTTAAGTGGTGTGAACGAACCGCGCCTCTTAAAGAGGGTGATGTAGTATTTATTTGCGATCCGAATGTGCCAAGGATTCAGTGGCGACGTGGTATTGTTGAGCGTGTGTACACTGGCGCAGATGGTGTGGCTCGGCGTGCGGACGTGCGTACGGTTGGTGGACTTCTGCAACGAGCGGTATCTAAATTGGCTGTCCTGGATCTGGAAAGTGGTGAAGCTGATCGCTCCACGGGGGTGGGGGTGTTGACaaatgatatttaa